Proteins co-encoded in one Candidatus Thermoplasmatota archaeon genomic window:
- a CDS encoding phosphate uptake regulator PhoU encodes MNKSLRKEEVVTIQQVHDMKDEASFESSVNHKKSGMETRKVQITGKSTYIISLPKTWVNKVKIRNGNSVALIPRSNGTLLINPKLDDTQELISCVINIDSTDMETLFRRFIGAYLAGYDIIEITSKDRLSSQVRQSIRRMIQSLIGLEIIDESSNSIKVKDLLDSSDLSLLQGLKRMYVITRSMHRDAITALQNRDLELIEDVEVRDDEVDKFYWMIAKQYNLVLNDMFFADKMGVKPQDVLGYLLIARSIERIADHAKKLASNARNIHVKLDLMPRIVEASEMVLKQFDEAMNAFQRNKFEYANDILNKSEHLAKNIKQLTSDIFSLKIDAASLVALAYVVDSLERTRAYILDIAETAINHQYTMMLP; translated from the coding sequence ATGAATAAATCATTAAGAAAAGAAGAGGTAGTCACTATTCAACAGGTTCATGATATGAAAGATGAGGCTAGTTTTGAATCATCTGTTAACCATAAAAAAAGTGGTATGGAGACAAGAAAGGTTCAGATTACCGGTAAATCTACATATATTATTTCGTTGCCAAAAACGTGGGTAAACAAGGTAAAAATACGCAACGGGAATAGTGTTGCTTTAATTCCTCGTTCTAATGGAACGCTTCTCATTAATCCAAAACTTGATGACACGCAGGAGCTTATCAGCTGTGTGATCAATATTGATTCAACAGATATGGAAACTTTATTTCGGCGTTTTATTGGTGCTTATCTTGCCGGGTACGATATTATTGAGATTACCAGCAAGGATCGTTTGTCGTCACAGGTTCGCCAGTCGATTCGTCGGATGATCCAAAGTCTCATCGGTCTGGAGATCATTGATGAATCCTCAAACTCAATCAAAGTTAAAGATCTGCTCGATTCCAGTGATCTTTCCCTACTCCAAGGTTTAAAACGAATGTATGTCATCACGCGGAGTATGCATCGTGATGCAATAACTGCGTTGCAGAATCGTGATTTAGAACTCATCGAGGATGTTGAAGTACGCGATGATGAGGTTGATAAGTTTTATTGGATGATTGCAAAGCAGTATAACTTAGTGTTAAATGATATGTTTTTTGCTGATAAGATGGGTGTAAAACCTCAAGATGTACTAGGCTATCTTTTGATTGCTCGTTCGATTGAGCGAATTGCGGATCATGCAAAAAAATTGGCAAGTAACGCTCGAAATATTCATGTGAAACTTGATCTTATGCCTCGGATTGTCGAAGCAAGTGAAATGGTGTTAAAACAGTTTGATGAGGCGATGAATGCGTTTCAGCGAAATAAGTTTGAATACGCTAATGATATTTTAAATAAATCTGAACATCTCGCTAAGAATATCAAACAGCTTACTAGTGATATTTTTTCGCTAAAGATTGATGCTGCGTCTTTGGTTGCATTGGCGTATGTTGTTGATAGTCTGGAGCGAACGCGGGCGTATATTCTTGATATTGCTGAAACAGCAATCAACCACCAATATACGATGATGCTTCCATAA
- a CDS encoding winged helix-turn-helix domain-containing protein, giving the protein MHAVKRLLWWLLAGSAGGINRGRLLEELFKTPHNAHELAKILNLDYKTVRHHLDILEKNKILTSTGREYGKVYFPSDLMEEHHCFFTEIWDQIGKKKITKEKNEDEHP; this is encoded by the coding sequence ATGCATGCTGTAAAACGTCTTCTGTGGTGGCTTCTTGCAGGTTCAGCTGGAGGAATCAACAGAGGAAGACTTCTTGAAGAGCTTTTCAAAACACCACATAATGCTCATGAACTCGCAAAAATCCTGAATCTTGATTATAAGACCGTGCGACACCACCTCGACATTCTCGAAAAAAACAAGATATTAACATCAACGGGACGTGAGTACGGCAAAGTCTATTTTCCCTCGGATCTCATGGAAGAACACCACTGTTTTTTTACAGAAATTTGGGATCAAATTGGGAAAAAAAAGATAACTAAAGAAAAAAATGAGGATGAACACCCATGA